CTTTAAGAATGCTAATTTATAATCAGCCTTTTAATTTTGGCTAAGTTTTAGCTATACAAAGGATTTTTATGAAAACTTCAAATTTTGGTGCAGAACTTGCACACTTTCATCAAAACTACCTAAGCAAATTCTATAGCAATACTAAAGCGGTTATGGTTTTAAGCATAATGGCAACTTTATATTTCGCTATTTTTGGTGGTGTTTTTGCAGTAACAGGCGAATTTACTCGTATCGGTGGAGAAATTCTTGAGCTTTTTGGAATGGATTTAAGTTCGTATTCATATTATCAAAAGCAAAATCTAAACGGAACTATGCTAACTCGTGTTGATGGAGTTATGATTATTGGACTTATAATTGGTTGTTTATTAGCTGCTAGCGTTGCTAATAAGGTGTATTTTAGAAAAATAGCTTCTAAGACTAGATTTTTTCAAGCATTAGTAGGCGGAATATTAGCAGGATTTGGTGCTAGACTTGCTTGGGGATGCAATTTGGCTAACTTTTTTACAGGTCTTCCTTATTTTTCTTTACATACTTGGGTTTTTGCTATTTTTATGTGTCTTGGGGTTGCGGCGGCTATTTTGGTGCTAAAAATTAAGATTTTTGCTCCTAGATATGAGATGATTAAAACAAATACTCCGCAATTAAAAATAGATAAGAATTTAGAACAAAAAAACAAAATTATTTTATTTCTTAGCGTAATTGCTTTTTTTGTATTCTTTGCATATTTAGCTAGTAATGATACTAAAAATCTTCCTACAGCATTGATATTTGGAGTGATTTTTGGCTGGTTGATACAAAAAGGACAGATTTGCTTTACTTCTTGTTTTAGGGATTTATTTTTATTTAAAAGATATAGTTTTTCTTTAGCTTTATTTGTATCAATGTTAGTTGCTAGTATTTTCGTATTTGCATTATTAAATAAAGGCGGATACAACGCTAAGGTTTTAGAAATATCTCTTGGGCTTTGCACGGGAGCATTTATATTTGGCTTTGGTATAGTGTTTGCAGGTGGTTGTGAATGTGGATTTTTATATCGTGCAGTAGAAGGGCAAACTCATTTTATAGTAGTTGGTATTGGAAATATAATAGGAACTATGCTAATTGCTTTAAATTATGATTTATTGCCTAAGTGGTTTTTGAGTGGAGAAAAAATCAAATTAAGCGGATATAGTGGTCTTGGCATTAATATAGCTTTATTTTTAATAAGCATTGCTTTAATATTATTTTATGCAAGGAGAAAAAATGAAAATTGATTATTCTATTTCTTTATTAGGCGAACCTTGTCCTTATCCTGCAATTGTTGCTAATGAAGTAATTCACAAGCTAAAAAGTGGTGAAGTATTAGAAATAATTAGCGATTGTCCGCAAAGTATTAATGGAATTCCACCTGATATGAAAGCTTTAGGTCATAGTTGCGAAGTAGTGCAAAATGGCTCTATTTTAGGCTTTTATATCACTAAAAAATAAGTTTAGAATTTAAAACAGAAGTTTTAAATTCTAATTAACTTAAATCTTAAAATATAAACTAGACTTGCAAGTAAGCAAAAAATGCTTATTATGCAAGCTAGTGCAAAACTCGTATTAGCATTCATAGCACCGACTAAAAACGCTGCAAATCCTGCGAACATAAATTGCATAGCTCCAAGTATTGCTGAAGCACTACCTGAATATTTTTTAGATTTTTGCATAGCTTTTGTAACTAGATTTGGTGTTATAAAGCCTAGCATACATAAAGTTAAGAATAAAAATAAAGTAAAAGTATAAAAATTATTTGATAAGAGTATTAAGCAAAATGAATTAATTATCATTGTTATACAAGCTATAAAAATTACTTTTGATATACCGAATTTAGAAGTAAAATACACATTTAATCTAGCTGTTATCATAAATCCTAAAGAATTTATCCCAAATATTAATCCATATTCTTGTAAGCTGATATTAAAGACATTGGTAAAAACAAAACTTGAGCCACTAATATAAGCAAATAAAGTGCTCATAATTAAACTTGAGCTAATTACATAAATTAAAAAACTTTTATTAGTTAAAACACTTTTATATGCTTTATAAATATTTGAAAATGAAAAAGGAATTTGATTTTTGTTGCTTTCTTTTATATAAAAAATACTTAAAAATAATAATAAAATTCCAAGACAAAATAAAGTAATAAAAATGCTTTGCCAAGAAAAGTATTTAAGCAAAAGCCCACCAATGCTAGGAGAAATCATAGGAGCTATGCTAGAACTAATCATCATTAATGAAAATACAGCCACTGCTTTTTGCTTAGAAAAACAATCATTTACAATAGCTCTTGCAATCACAACCCCAGCACATCCGCCAAGTGCTTGCATAAATCTTAAAGCAATAAAAGTATAAATATTATCAACTAAAAAACATAAAAAGCTAGATATTATAAATATGAAAAGTCCTATAATTAATGGGATTTTTCTACCATAAATATCGCTAATTGGTCCATATAATAATTGTCCTAATGCAAAGGCTATAAAAAAACTAGCAATGCTTAATTGAGTATAAAACTCACTTGTATTAAAACTATGCTGAACTAAGCTTAATGCAGGTAAATACATATCAGTTGCAAGTGGGGCAATAGCACTTAAAAATGCCAATATTAAAATAAAAAATTTTTCTTTCATCTATACTCCTAAAAAATATGATACTGTCTTAATTTGGCAAATGAAGTTTTATGCAAGGAAAATTACCTTGCATAAATTATTAATGTTGATGATGATTGATTGCTTCTGGATATTTATAGCCTTTTTTCTCTAAATATTCTTGCATAAATTTAATTTCAATTTCTTGAGCTTTTATAATATCATTAGCTAATTTTTTGATATTTTCATCTTCTCCATATTTTAAAACGATTTTAGCCATATCAACAGCACCAATGTGATGAGGTAGCATACCTGCTACAAATGCTATATCAGGGTCGTTTTCATTCATACCTGCTTGCATTTTAGAATGCATTTTCATCATACTTTCATTTAGTTCTTTTTTCATATCGTTTAATTCTTGAGGACTTAAATCTTTAGCAAATAAACTAAATGCACCTAAGCATAAACATAAAAAAATTTTTTTCATAAAATACTCCTTGTTTTAAATAAAGATATATTTTATTAATTAGTATTTTCTATTAAGTAAATTATTTAGATTTTACATTAATTAAGACTATTTCGCTACTTGCATTAAACCTAGCTACTATGCCCCAAAATCCCGCTCCACTTGTTACATACATTTTGCTATTTTTTACATTATATAAGCCTTTTAAATATCCTTGCTCAAGTTTAACAGCCAAGCTAAAAGGAAAGATTTGTCCTGCGTGAGTATGTC
This is a stretch of genomic DNA from Campylobacter sp. RM12651. It encodes these proteins:
- the yedE gene encoding selenium metabolism membrane protein YedE/FdhT, producing the protein MKTSNFGAELAHFHQNYLSKFYSNTKAVMVLSIMATLYFAIFGGVFAVTGEFTRIGGEILELFGMDLSSYSYYQKQNLNGTMLTRVDGVMIIGLIIGCLLAASVANKVYFRKIASKTRFFQALVGGILAGFGARLAWGCNLANFFTGLPYFSLHTWVFAIFMCLGVAAAILVLKIKIFAPRYEMIKTNTPQLKIDKNLEQKNKIILFLSVIAFFVFFAYLASNDTKNLPTALIFGVIFGWLIQKGQICFTSCFRDLFLFKRYSFSLALFVSMLVASIFVFALLNKGGYNAKVLEISLGLCTGAFIFGFGIVFAGGCECGFLYRAVEGQTHFIVVGIGNIIGTMLIALNYDLLPKWFLSGEKIKLSGYSGLGINIALFLISIALILFYARRKNEN
- the yedF gene encoding sulfurtransferase-like selenium metabolism protein YedF yields the protein MKIDYSISLLGEPCPYPAIVANEVIHKLKSGEVLEIISDCPQSINGIPPDMKALGHSCEVVQNGSILGFYITKK
- a CDS encoding multidrug effflux MFS transporter — its product is MKEKFFILILAFLSAIAPLATDMYLPALSLVQHSFNTSEFYTQLSIASFFIAFALGQLLYGPISDIYGRKIPLIIGLFIFIISSFLCFLVDNIYTFIALRFMQALGGCAGVVIARAIVNDCFSKQKAVAVFSLMMISSSIAPMISPSIGGLLLKYFSWQSIFITLFCLGILLLFLSIFYIKESNKNQIPFSFSNIYKAYKSVLTNKSFLIYVISSSLIMSTLFAYISGSSFVFTNVFNISLQEYGLIFGINSLGFMITARLNVYFTSKFGISKVIFIACITMIINSFCLILLSNNFYTFTLFLFLTLCMLGFITPNLVTKAMQKSKKYSGSASAILGAMQFMFAGFAAFLVGAMNANTSFALACIISIFCLLASLVYILRFKLIRI
- a CDS encoding DUF305 domain-containing protein; this translates as MKKIFLCLCLGAFSLFAKDLSPQELNDMKKELNESMMKMHSKMQAGMNENDPDIAFVAGMLPHHIGAVDMAKIVLKYGEDENIKKLANDIIKAQEIEIKFMQEYLEKKGYKYPEAINHHQH